The nucleotide sequence TCGAACTCCGCGAGGACCGCATCGAGATCCGCGGGCGCGGGGCCGTGGAGTTCCAAGACCGCGACGTACTCTTTCGTCCCTTCGAGAAACACCTGCGCGAGCCGCGTCGCATCGCCGAGGAGAATCGGCAGACAGCCGGTCACCTTCGGATCGAGCGTCCCCGCGTGGGCCGCGCGGTCGACGCCCGCGATATCCCGCGCCCACGCGGAGACTTGATGTGCAGACGGTCCCGGCGGTTTATCGAGGTTGACGACCCCGAACGACAGCAGTTCCTCGATCGACCGCTCCCCGGGCGGACCGCGGAGTGCCGACATCGTCACCGCCTCCCGTTCGCCGGTTGGGGCCCAGTCATCGTCAGAAGTCGTAGGTGACGCCTTCGACGGGGTACTTCCCCTCGTCGGTGCTCGGATCGTACGCGCCCACGGCGGCGGTCAGGATGTCCGGAACGTCCTCCGCGCTCCAGCGCGCCGTATTGAGCGCGATATCGTAGATGGAGAGATCGGTGATGTCGATGTTGTAGTACTCCCGATAGCGCAGCGCCTCGCTCTCCTCGCGTTCGCGAGTCTCTTCGAGCGCCCGTTCGGGCGATTTGTCCTCGCGGTCGGCGATCCGCGCGGCGCGAACCGACAGCGGCGCGTCGAGCCAGAGTCTGAAGTCGGCGGCGTCGCCCGCGAGCCACCCCGCAAGGCGCGACTCCAGCAACACATCGTCGCGTTCGAGCGCGATGCTCCGCAGTCGTTTGTCCAGATCGCGATCGATCTGATCGTCCTCCTCGGCGAGTTTATTGAACTCCACCGCCGTCATTCCGCGCTCGTCGGCGAGCGCGCGGAAGATGTCCCCGCCGCTGACGTGTTCGAGATCGAACGCCTCGGCGAGGGCGGTGACGGTCGTACTCTTCCCGGCCCCGGGCGGGCCAGAAACGGTTACCAACATACTCCCTCTGCGGGAAGGCGAGTAAAAGAGGTTGTCTTTGCGATTCGTCCAACGGGAGTCGATGCGGGCGACGTGGCGGTCGGCCCGCGTGTCGCAAGCGCCGCCGGAGATTCGAGGACCGGCCGATCAGGACGATGTCGGCGAGATGTCGATGTTCAGGCTCTTGCGGATGATCTGCGTGAACCCCATCGAGCAGAGGAAGTACCAGACAATCCACGCCTGAATCGGCCCGATAACCGACTCCGTCCACTCGACTTCGCCGACGAGCGGCAGCACGAGCGAGTCCAGCGCGACCTGCGCGCTGGCGTTCTGCCCGACGCCGATCGACCAGTACATCCACAGGAACACCGGGATGGTAAAGAACATAATCCACACCATCGGACGGAACTGCTCTTTGAACATCCCGAGTTGGTCGCCCATCGCTTCCATCTGCTCCTCTTGGATGGCGTCGAGGGCGTCGTCGTCGCCCGCCTCTTTCGCCTCTTTCCGGCGTTCCTGAATGTCTTTCATCCGGTCTTGATACGCGGACATCTTGTCCATATCCATCAGGTTCGCCTGCAGGAGCGTCGAGTACAACCCGGTCGCGAGCGCGAGGATCATCACGACGGCGTAGAAGGGAAGCAGTTCCTGCAGCGGGCTGAGCGGGACGTCCATCGCGGTCCCGATGAGGTCCCGAAGCGGCTTCCACGAGTAGCCGACGAAGAGGCCGACCGTGACGAGCGCCGCGCCCTTGTCGTACTTCGACCAAGAGGACTCGTCGTCGTCCGGAATCTCCGTGACGCTCCCGGCGGCCGATCCCGACGAGTCCGACGTGGACGCGGGTTCGAGCCCCGCCCGAGTCGCCTCGGCGTCGGCCACGCGGAACCCTTCGTCGCCCTCGACGAGAATCTCCTTTTCGATGAGACGGCCCCACTGCCCGGACGTGAGATCACCTTTCACGTCCAACCACGTGACGTCTCTCTCGCCGTCGTCGGTCCGATCGAGGACCGTCTCGACGGCCTCACGCATCTCGTCGTCCTTCGAGACGAGGGTGCGAACTTTCGATTCGATTCGTGGCATCTTCCCTGAGGTAGCCCCCCATCGGTTATGAACCTTTTACTCTCCGCGTGCTAGCGGTCGGCAGTCGCTCGACGCTGTCAACAGTTCGGAAAAATGTCCTGTCCGACCGATGACTCGTTCAATCCGGTAGATGACTCGTCCAATCCGGCAGTGAGCCTTTGACCGGTCGACGGCTCGAATCAGCTTCGGTCCTCGCTACTCGTCGACGACGTCGACGATCGCTTGGAAGACTTCCTCGGGCGTTCCCTCGCCATCGACCTCGACGAGGACGCCTTCGTCGCGGTAGTGCTCGATCACGGGCGCGGTGTTCTCCTCGTAGACGCGGAGTCGCTCGCGGACGGTCTCCTCGGTGTCGTCGTCGCGCTGGACGAGTTCCGCGCCGCACTCATCGCAGACGCCCTCCTCCTCGGGCGGCTCGAACTCGACGTGATAGCTCGCCCCGCAGTCCGGACAGACGCGGCGACCGGTCAGTCTGTCGACGAGTTCGTCGGTGTCGACTGCGAGGTAGACGACGGCGTCGAGGTCGGTCATCTCCGAGAGCTCCTCGGCCTGTTCGAGGTTCCGGGGGTAGCCGTCGAGGACGTAGCCGTCGGCGCTCGTGAGCGCCTCCTCGACGATGGCGTTGACGACCTCGTCGGGGACGAGTTCGCCGGCGTCCATGTACTCGCCCGGCGTGTCGTACTCGGTGTCCATCTCGCTGATGTCCATCTCCTTGTTGGCGCGGAGCGCGTCCCCGGTCGTCACGTGTTCGAGGTCGAACTCGGCGGCGAGGCGCTTCGACTGCGTTCCCTTCCCGGCACCCGGCGGGCCGAGAAGCAAGATGTGCTTGCCCATATCGCCTCAGTCTGCGTCCGGCCGTATAACGTTGAAGAAATGCGCCCGCGCTACCGCGTTCTCCACCACCGGCTTCTCCGCTGACGGCGGCGGATCGTCGATCGAGGCGCGACGGCTTCTTGAGGAACCGCGGCAACTGCCAGATATGACGAGATTCGACGCCGACGACTCGCGGGAGCGACAGAAGCTGTTCGCGGAGGCGATCACAGCGCACCGGACGCGCGGAAGCGCGTTCACGACGGTCGAGGCCGATCACGATCCCGACCTCGACGGTGAGGACTCGCCCGCGCCGTGGGTCCAGTTCGCCGACAAGACGTTCAACCTCGACGTCGTCGGCGACGAACTGGATCGCCTGAAGGACGTCGTCGACGACTTCCCGGCGTTCCGGATCGACCAGCTCGAATCGCCTGACGAGGCCGAGGCCACGAACGTCCGGATCACGGCTCGCTCGGACGCGAACCACCTCGCTGCGTTCGCCGATCGGGTGTTCAGAGAGGTGTACGAACGCGACGAGGACTACCGCGCGTGGGTGACAGCCGTGTGACGTCGAGAACAGATCGAGAACAGATCCGCCCTCACTCGGAGGACAGGACGTGACGAGAATGCTCTCTGCGATAACGAGACGAAAATACGACACCCTCCGAGGTGACGAAGCGGCAACATACCGGTTCGTTTCTCGGAACTGAGTGAGAACCACTATACCTGATGACGACCTATGCCCGTCGTATGATTACACACGGAGTGCCTCGACTCACCAGTCGACCACCGTCTCAGACTGGGACTCGACCCGCACGCGGTCCGCCGGTACCGACCGCTACGAGGTGCACCGACACCAGCGGTTGCAGGGACACAGTGGGACGAGAGACACCACCACGCGCAACCAATGACTGAGAGCGAACCCCTGTTCGCCCGGCCGATACTGCCGGTCGCGAACGAGGACGACGCCGCCCGGACGGCGGCGGTCGCGCTTCCGCACGTGGCCGCGGCGGGCGGGCGGGCGACCGCACTTCACGTGATCGAGAAGGCGGGCGGCGCGCCGGACAAAGCGCCGCTCGAACAGCGAGAGGAGATGGCCGACGCGATATTCGAGCGCGTTCGCACGGCCGGAGCCGACGCCGGCGTCGAGGTCGAAACCGACCTCCGCTACGGGACCGACGTCGCCGAGACGATTCTCGAAGCGGCCGAGGATCTCGATGCGACCGCGATCGTGTTCACCCCGCGCGGGGGCAAAGCGTGGTGGGACATTTTCAGCGGCGACACGCGCGAGACGCTGACCACCGAGAGCGAGATTCCGGTCGTCGTCCTCCCGAGCCGCGAGGATGACGGGGCCGACGAAACGGCGGATGATGCCGATGGATCGATGGATGATGCCGATGGCGGAACGACGGGTGACGACGCGTGAGCGGAGAGGAGGAACTCGCCAAAGACCTCGGCCCCCTCGCCGCGCTCACCATCGGCGTCGGGACGATGATCGGCGCGGGGATCTTCGTCCTCCCCGGCGACGCGATCCTTCGGGCCGGCTCGTTCGCCTCGATCGCCTTCGTGCTCGGTGGCATCATCGCGATGTTCACGGCGCTCTCGGCCAGCGAACTCGGCACAGCGATGCCCCGATCCGGCGGCGCGTACTACTACGTCAACCACGCGCTCGGGCCGTTACTCGGGTCGGTCGCCGGGTGGGCGAACTGGCTCGGGCTCGCGTTCGCCAGCGCGTTCTATATGGTCGGGTTCGGACGGTACATCTCACGGATATTCGGCGTCAGCGGCACTCTGGGAGTCGGTCCGATCGGACTCGACGTGGTGACGATCGCGGCGCTCGTCGGCGGTGCGTTCTTCGTGCTGATCAACTACGTCGGGGCGAAAGAAACCGGACGACTGCAGAATATCATCGTGATCCTTCTGGTCGCGATCCTCGCGGTGTTCACGCTTCTGGGAACGCTGCAGGCCGATCCGGCAAACCTCCCCGCACCCAGTACGGTCGGTGAGACGCTCGGAACGACCGGGTTCATCTTCGTCTCGTACCTCGGGTTCGTGCAGATCACGAGCGTCGCAGAAGAGATCAAAGATCCGGGGAAGAACCTCCCGCGGGCGGTGATCGGCAGCGTCGTCCTCGTCACGGTGATCTACGCGCTGGTCCTCGTCGTGATGAGTGCGGCCGTCCCGCAGGGATTCATCGCCGATCTCGTCACGAACGTCGCGCCGGGCGAGACACAACCGATCGCGGTCGTCGAAGTCGGTCGGCAGGTCCAAGGCGCACTGATGGGCGGTGCGCTGCTGTTCGGGGGGCTCCTCGCGACTGCGTCCAGCGCCAACGCGTCCATCCTCGCGTCTTCCCGGATCAACTTCGCGATGGGCCGAGACCGGATCGTGACGCCTGCGCTGAACGAGATCCACCCGCGCTTCGGGACGCCGTACCGATCGATCGCCATCACGGGCGGCCTCATCCTACTTTTCATTCTGGTGGGCGACATCGCGCTGCTCTCGGGGGCCGCCTCGGGACTCCACCTGATCATCTACGGGCTCTTGAACATCGCTCTCGTCGCGATGCGCTACGTGAACCCCGAGGAGTACCAGCCCGACTTCACGGTTCCGC is from Halobellus sp. LT62 and encodes:
- a CDS encoding universal stress protein; translated protein: MTESEPLFARPILPVANEDDAARTAAVALPHVAAAGGRATALHVIEKAGGAPDKAPLEQREEMADAIFERVRTAGADAGVEVETDLRYGTDVAETILEAAEDLDATAIVFTPRGGKAWWDIFSGDTRETLTTESEIPVVVLPSREDDGADETADDADGSMDDADGGTTGDDA
- the cmk gene encoding (d)CMP kinase — its product is MLVTVSGPPGAGKSTTVTALAEAFDLEHVSGGDIFRALADERGMTAVEFNKLAEEDDQIDRDLDKRLRSIALERDDVLLESRLAGWLAGDAADFRLWLDAPLSVRAARIADREDKSPERALEETREREESEALRYREYYNIDITDLSIYDIALNTARWSAEDVPDILTAAVGAYDPSTDEGKYPVEGVTYDF
- a CDS encoding adenylate kinase; the protein is MGKHILLLGPPGAGKGTQSKRLAAEFDLEHVTTGDALRANKEMDISEMDTEYDTPGEYMDAGELVPDEVVNAIVEEALTSADGYVLDGYPRNLEQAEELSEMTDLDAVVYLAVDTDELVDRLTGRRVCPDCGASYHVEFEPPEEEGVCDECGAELVQRDDDTEETVRERLRVYEENTAPVIEHYRDEGVLVEVDGEGTPEEVFQAIVDVVDE
- a CDS encoding amino acid permease; the protein is MSGEEELAKDLGPLAALTIGVGTMIGAGIFVLPGDAILRAGSFASIAFVLGGIIAMFTALSASELGTAMPRSGGAYYYVNHALGPLLGSVAGWANWLGLAFASAFYMVGFGRYISRIFGVSGTLGVGPIGLDVVTIAALVGGAFFVLINYVGAKETGRLQNIIVILLVAILAVFTLLGTLQADPANLPAPSTVGETLGTTGFIFVSYLGFVQITSVAEEIKDPGKNLPRAVIGSVVLVTVIYALVLVVMSAAVPQGFIADLVTNVAPGETQPIAVVEVGRQVQGALMGGALLFGGLLATASSANASILASSRINFAMGRDRIVTPALNEIHPRFGTPYRSIAITGGLILLFILVGDIALLSGAASGLHLIIYGLLNIALVAMRYVNPEEYQPDFTVPLYPLLPILGTVFSFALLAYVESSARLLSFGIALAAIVWYLVYARGETTKQGILGKYILHRSEEMPDAAVSAATSVQPDGGDYRVMVPLANPEHETDLITLGSAIAKQRNGTLVAVHIETVPDQTALESAREKMDLSASRSLLDRARADAETLDVPVETHTVLSHQSFEGIFDAATTYDADLTVMGWGPDPHGAPGRAESAIDELASSLPCDFLVLKDRGFDPSEILLPTAGGPDSELSAAIVGALQQEYDADVSLLHVADDEEAGRAFLEEWAVENGLPDANLIVETGDVEEAIERHAADASMLVVGATERGLLSRLVRGTLVLDVIEDVECSVLLAEKARKRSLWERLLGDSR
- a CDS encoding DUF106 domain-containing protein, which encodes MPRIESKVRTLVSKDDEMREAVETVLDRTDDGERDVTWLDVKGDLTSGQWGRLIEKEILVEGDEGFRVADAEATRAGLEPASTSDSSGSAAGSVTEIPDDDESSWSKYDKGAALVTVGLFVGYSWKPLRDLIGTAMDVPLSPLQELLPFYAVVMILALATGLYSTLLQANLMDMDKMSAYQDRMKDIQERRKEAKEAGDDDALDAIQEEQMEAMGDQLGMFKEQFRPMVWIMFFTIPVFLWMYWSIGVGQNASAQVALDSLVLPLVGEVEWTESVIGPIQAWIVWYFLCSMGFTQIIRKSLNIDISPTSS